A genome region from Arachis duranensis cultivar V14167 chromosome 6, aradu.V14167.gnm2.J7QH, whole genome shotgun sequence includes the following:
- the LOC107495235 gene encoding putative disease resistance protein RGA4: protein MSSISPHHFLDSLSEEDSLCLFVKWAFREGAERRYPDLIEIAKDITKKYHGNPLALVTLAISLFGNVDKHKWISLRDSEIWQDENRLAMFALFSLSPINYVFDSFHVAFLWSALGLLPLESNNQILKHGPNQYLNELHSRSFLEYFVDYGTGSTFKLHGLVHDYAKSVARTYSQIITSSFGSRQRWNARNASFLSNDVTTISATARTILFPIAGVGATSIDFLNALASRCKYLQFLDLSDSTYETLPQSIGNLKHLRYLSLENNKSFKKLADSICRLHNLEVLILSGCTKLEALPKGLGNLISLRHLEITTNLHCLPEDDTARLSSLQTLRVESCKNLKSLFAKTRLPSLRVLVVSGCSSLRSLPLDIEHFPLLDTLVVDNCDKLELSEGHNDQNSNLRLKILHFVSMPNLVTLPQWLQGSMKTFQYLLVSCCINLVVLPEWLPTMVCIKTLYITNCPNLLSLPNDMHRFATIERFVIDGYPELFRNTQLQVGECSHQQTTIDETAEIEDVVEVELK, encoded by the exons ATGAGTAGTATTAGTCCTCACCACTTTTTGGATAGTCTTTCAGAGGAGGATTCATTGTGTTTATTTGTTAAATGGGCATTTAGGGAAGGAGCTGAAAGAAGGTATCCAGATTTGATTGAAATTGCAAAGGACATCACCAAAAAATATCATGGGAATCCTTTGGCATTGGTAACACTGGCAATTTCATTGTTTGGCAATGTTGACAAACATAAATGGATAAGTTTGAGAGATAGTGAGATCTGGCAAGACGAAAATCGGCTTG CAATGTTTGCTCTGTTCTCTCTTTCCCCAATCAATTATGTGTTTGATAGTTTTCATGTTGCTTTCCTTTGGAGTGCACTTGGTCTCCTTCCATTAGAAAGCAACAATCAAATACTGAAACATGGTCCTAATCAGTACTTGAATGAACTACACTCTAGATCTTTTCTTGAATATTTTGTGGATTATGGAACTGGTTCTACTTTCAAACTACATGGTCTTGTGCATGATTATGCAAAGTCTGTTGCAAGAACATACTCTCAAATCATAACTTCTAGCTTTGGATCCCGCCAACGCTGGAATGCTCGAAATGCCTCTTTCCTAAGTAATGATGTCACCACCATATCCGCAACGGCTAGAACCATACTATTTCCCATTGCCGGAGTGGGAGCTACTAGTATAGATTTCTTGAATGCATTGGCATCAAGGTGCAAATACTTGCAATTTTTGGATTTAAGTGACTCTACCTATGAGACCTTACCTCAATCCATTGGTAACTTGAAGCATTTAAGATATCTAAGTCTTGAAAATAACAAAAGCTTCAAGAAACTTGCTGATTCTATTTGCAGGCTACACAACTTGGAAGTTTTGATACTTAGTGGATGTACCAAGCTTGAGGCATTGCCTAAAGGTCTAGGAAACTTGATCAGTCTTAGGCATTTGGAGATAACCACAAATCTACATTGTTTGCCAGAGGATGATACTGCAAGGTTGAGTTCACTTCAAACTCTAAGAGTTGAATCATGCAAAAATCTTAAGTCTTTGTTTGCAAAAACAAGACTTCCAAGTCTTAGAGTATTGGTTGTTTCTGGCTGTAGTAGTCTAAGGTCCCTGCCACTTGATATTGAACATTTTCCTCTGTTAGATACTTTGGTAGTTGATAACTGTGACAAGCTAGAATTATCAGAGGGACATAATGATCAAAATTCCAATTTGAGGTTAAAGATTCTACATTTTGTATCTATGCCAAATTTGGTGACCTTGCCCCAGTGGCTTCAAGGATCTATGAAGACATTTCAGTATTTGTTGGTTTCATGCTGCATCAATCTTGTGGTACTTCCTGAGTGGCTACCAACTATGGTTTGTATAAAAACATTGTACATCACAAATTGTCCTAATTTATTGTCTCTCCCAAATGACATGCATCGCTTTGCCACTATTGAGAGATTTGTAATTGATGGTTATCCTGAATTATTCAGAAACACTCAGCTGCAAGTTGGTGAGTGTTCACACCAGCAAACAACCATTGATGAAACAGCAGAAATAGAAGATGTGGTAGAAGTAGAATTGAAGTAA
- the LOC107495233 gene encoding uncharacterized protein LOC107495233, with the protein MSPLHHLFSSLSTTTNALSTYIANGSLLHATHKGSISQSTLNLHDTYYIPKLNFNLISVGQLVDLDFDVNFFISDCRVQDRRMGQIIGIGCKVRRLFELENLHIPPVPNLCDASAPSTIHLWHHRLAHSSLGKLRPLVSYEYGTLPEFSCPGTSQQKGRGEYKHYHILDSVRAILLSSSCPK; encoded by the exons ATGTCTCCTTTGCATCATCTTTTCTCATCTTTGTCAACTACTACAAATGCACTTTCTACCTATATTGCTAATGGTTCCCTCTTGCATGCAACACACAAGGGTTCTATCTCCCAGTCAACTCTTAATCTCCATGATACTTATTATATTCCAAAATTGAACTTCAACCTTATTTCTGTTGGTCAACTTGTTGATCTCGATTTTGATGTCAATTTTTTCATTTCTGATTGTCGTGTACAAGATCGTCGGATGGGACAAATCATCGGGATTGGATGTAAGGTCAGAAGATTGTTTGAACTCGAGAATCTTCATATTCCTCCTGTGCCAAATCTCTGTGATGCTTCTGCTCCATCTACCATTCACTTGTGGCATCATCGTCTTGCTCACAGCTCCTTAGGAAAATTGCGTCCTCTAGTGTCTTATG AATATGGTACTTTGCCTGAGTTTTCTTGCCCTGGTACATCTCAACAAAAGGGACGAGGTGAATACAAACACTATCACATTCTTGACTCTGTTCGTGCAAtacttctttcttcttcgtGTCCTAAGTAG
- the LOC107495234 gene encoding uncharacterized protein LOC107495234 — MDVVLDKGATHDDDHSLPKVRTLVVKSMMPGKETQPRLARKVLMASNDHDSMQPRTIVGGCYKVVLYYDNDNSEESGWSFYGWIVESLCMVLVDYPILAGRLLERDTGLEIVSTDSGFRLLSAQCQWSLSQFLDLNERHNNNETELVYWKEIDGTLPQFSPLCYVQEDNIVNS, encoded by the exons ATGGACGTTGTGCTTGACAAAGGTGCCACCCATGATGATGATCATAGCCTCCCAAAGGTGCGGACCTTAGTCGTGAAGTCCATGATGCCGGGCAAGGAAACTCAACCACGGCTAGCTCGCAAAGTCTTGATGGCCAGTAACGACCATGATAGCATGCAGCCAAGGACCATTGTTGGAGGGTGCTACAAAGTAGTGCTCTACtatgataatgataatagtGAAGAGAGTGGTTGGTCTTTTTATGGTTGGATTGTGGAGTCACTGTGCATGGTCCTAGTGGACTACCCTATACTCGCTGGGAGGCTCCTGGAAAGAGACACGGGACTGGAAATTGTGTCTACTGATTCTGGGTTTCGACTATTGTCGGCACAGTGTCAATGGAGCTTGTCACAGTTTCTTGATCTCAATGAGAGACACAATAATAATGAGACTGAGCTTGTCTACTGGAAGGAAATTGATGGGACACTTCCTCAGTTCTCCCCCTTGTGCTATGTTCAG GAGGATAACATTGTGAATTCTTAG